Proteins from a genomic interval of Arvicola amphibius chromosome 14, mArvAmp1.2, whole genome shotgun sequence:
- the LOC119801073 gene encoding histone H3, producing the protein MARTKQTARKSTGGKAPRKQLATKAARKSAPATGGVKKPHRYRPGTVALREIRRYQKSTELLIRKLPFQRLVREIAQDFKTDLRFQSSAVMALQEASEAYLVGLFEDTNLCAIHAKRVTIMPKDIQLARRIRGERA; encoded by the coding sequence ATGGCCCGCACGAAGCAGACCGCCCGCAAGTCCACCGGCGGCAAGGCCCCGCGCAAGCAGCTGGCCACCAAGGCTGCCCGCAAGAGCGCGCCGGCCACGGGCGGCGTGAAGAAGCCGCACCGCTACCGGCCCGGCACCGTGGCGCTGCGCGAGATCCGGCGCTACCAGAAGTCGACCGAGCTGCTGATCCGCAAGCTGCCGTTCCAGCGCCTGGTGCGCGAGATCGCGCAGGACTTCAAGACCGACCTGCGCTTCCAGAGCTCGGCCGTCATGGCGCTGCAGGAGGCGAGCGAGGCCTACCTGGTGGGGCTGTTCGAGGACACGAACCTGTGCGCCATCCACGCCAAGCGCGTCACCATCATGCCCAAGGACATCCAGCTGGCCCGCCGCATCCGCGGGGAGCGGGCCTGA
- the LOC119801074 gene encoding histone H2A type 2-A, protein MSGRGKQGGKARAKAKSRSSRAGLQFPVGRVHRLLRKGNYAERVGAGAPVYMAAVLEYLTAEILELAGNAARDNKKTRIIPRHLQLAIRNDEELNKLLGKVTIAQGGVLPNIQAVLLPKKTESHHKAKGK, encoded by the coding sequence ATGTCTGGTCGCGGTAAGCAAGGAGGCAAGGCCCGCGCCAAGGCCAAGTCGCGGTCTTCCCGCGCCGGCCTGCAGTTCCCGGTGGGGCGCGTGCACCGGCTGCTGCGCAAGGGCAACTATGCGGAGCGCGTGGGCGCGGGCGCGCCCGTGTACATGGCGGCCGTGCTCGAGTACCTGACGGCCGAGATCCTGGAGCTGGCGGGCAACGCGGCCCGCGACAACAAGAAGACGCGCATCATCCCGCGCCACCTGCAGCTGGCCATCCGCAACGACGAGGAGCTCAACAAGCTGCTGGGCAAAGTGACGATCGCGCAGGGCGGCGTCCTGCCCAACATCCAGGCCGTGCTGCTGCCCAAGAAGACCGAGAGCCACCATAAGGCGAAGGGCAAGTGA